The following coding sequences are from one Vicugna pacos chromosome 19, VicPac4, whole genome shotgun sequence window:
- the FLRT3 gene encoding leucine-rich repeat transmembrane protein FLRT3, whose product MISPAWSIFLIATKIGLFLQVAPLSVMAKSCPSVCRCDAGFIYCNDRYLTSIPTGIPEDATTLYLQNNQINNAGIPSDLKNLLKVERIYLYHNSLDEFPTNLPKYVKELHLQENNIRTITYDSLSKIPYLEELHLDDNSVSAVSIEEGAFRDSNYLRLLFLSRNHLSTIPWGLPRTIEELRLDDNRISTISSPSLQGLTSLKRLVLDGNLLNNHGLGDKVFFNLVNLTELSLVRNSLTAAPVNLPGTNLRKLYLQDNHINRVPPNAFSYLRQLYRLDMSNNNLSNLPQGIFDDLDNITQLILRNNPWYCGCKMKWVRDWLQSLPVKVNVRGLMCQAPEKVRGMAIKDLNAELFDCKDSAVVSTIQITTATPNTVYPAQGQWPAPVTKQPDIKKPKLTKDQRTTGSPARKTITITVKSVTSDTIHISWKLVLPMTALRLSWLKLGHSPAFGSITETIVTGERSEYLVTALEPNSPYRVCMVPMETSNLYLFDETPVCIETETAPLRMYNPTTTLNREQEKEPYKNPSLPLAAIIGGAVALVTIALLALVCWYIHRNGSLFSRNCAYSKGRRRKDDYAEAGTKKDNSILEIRETSFQMLPISSEPISKEEFVIHTIFPPNGMNLYKNNHSESSSNRSYRDSGIPDSDHSHS is encoded by the coding sequence ATGATCAGCCCAGCCTGGAGCATCTTTCTCATCGCGACTAAAATTGGGCTGTTCCTTCAGGTGGCACCTCTATCAGTTATGGCCAAATCCTGCCCATCTGTGTGCCGCTGTGATGCCGGTTTCATTTACTGTAACGATCGCTATCTGACATCCATTCCGACAGGAATACCAGAGGATGCTACAACTCTCTACCTTCAGAACAACCAAATAAATAATGCTGGGATTCCTTCAGATTTGAAAAACTTGCTGAAAGTAGAAAGAATATATCTATATCACAACAGTTTAGATGAATTTCCTACCAACCTACCAAAGTACGTAAAAGAATTACATTTGCAAGAAAATAATATAAGGACTATCACTTACGATTCACTTTCGAAAATTCCCTATCTGGAAGAGTTACATCTAGACGATAACTCCGTCTCAGCAGTGAGCATTGAAGAGGGAGCATTCCGGGACAGTAACTATCTCCGACTGCTTTTCCTGTCCCGTAATCATCTGAGCACAATCCCCTGGGGTCTGCCCAGGACTATAGAGGAGCTCCGCTTGGATGATAACCGTATATCCACCATCTCATCACCGTCTCTTCAAGGTCTCACTAGCCTAAAGCGCCTGGTTTTGGATGGAAACCTGTTGAATAACCATGGTTTAGGTGATAAAGTTTTTTTCAACCTAGTCAACTTAACAGAACTGTCACTGGTACGGAATTCTCTGACTGCTGCACCAGTAAATCTTCCAGGCACAAACCTGAGGAAGCTTTACCTTCAAGATAACCACATCAATCGGGTGCCCCCCAATGCTTTCTCTTATCTACGGCAGCTGTATCGACTTGATATGTCCAATAATAACCTAAGTAATTTACCTCAGGGTATCTTTGATGATTTGGACAACATAACACAATTAATTCTTCGCAACAACCCCTGGTATTGTGGGTGCAAGATGAAATGGGTACGTGACTGGTTACAGTCGCTCCCTGTGAAGGTCAACGTGCGTGGGCTCATGTGCCAAGCCCCAGAAAAGGTTCGGGGGATGGCTATCAAGGACCTCAATGCAGAACTGTTTGATTGCAAGGACAGTGCCGTTGTGAGCACCATTCAGATAACCACTGCAACACCCAACACAGTGTATCCTGCTCAAGGACAGTGGCCAGCTCCAGTGACCAAACAACCAGACATTAAGAAACCCAAACTTACTAAGGACCAGCGAACCACAGGGAGTCCAGCAAGAAAAACAATTACAATTACTGTGAAATCTGTCACCTCTGACACAATTCATATCTCTTGGAAACTTGTCCTTCCTATGACTGCTTTAAGGCTCAGCTGGCTCAAGCTGGGCCATAGCCCAGCATTTGGATCTATAACTGAAACCATTGTAACAGGAGAACGCAGTGAATACCTGGTCACAGCCCTGGAGCCTAATTCGCCCTATCGAGTCTGCATGGTTCCCATGGAAACCAGTAACCTCTACCTATTTGATGAAACTCCTGTTTGTATTGAGACTGAAACGGCACCCCTTCGAATGTACAACCCTACCACCACCCTTAATCGAGAGCAAGAGAAAGAACCTTACAAAAACCCCAGTTTACCACTGGCTGCCATCATCGGTGGGGCCGTGGCCCTGGTGACCATTGCCCTGCTTGCTCTCGTGTGCTGGTACATCCATCGGAATGGATCACTCTTCTCAAGGAACTGTGCGTACAGCAAAGGGAGGAGAAGAAAGGATGACTACGCGGAAGCTGGCACTAAGAAGGACAACTCCATCCTGGAAATCAGGGAGACTTCTTTTCAGATGTTACCAATAAGCAGTGAACCCATCTCTAAGGAGGAGTTTGTAATACACACCATATTTCCTCCTAATGGAATGAATCTGTACAAAAACAATCACAGTGAAAGCAGTAGTAACCGAAGCTACAGAGACAGCGGGATCCCAGACTCAGACCATTCGCACTCATGA